The stretch of DNA TCATGTGACTGAAGTCGGCCAATGGATGGTCGGCGTCAAGCGGCTCATCGCAGAGACCCGGAACCTGAGTCCAGAGCTCCTCGGACTACTCCAGGAAACCCCAGCAGAACCATCCCAGGACCCAGCAGAACCAGTCCAGGACCCAGCAGAACCAGTCCAGGACCCTGTAGAACCAGCCCAGGACCCTGTAGAACCAGCCCAGGACCCAGACCTCCAGTCCTGACTTCCCAGCAGGTTTCATCTCTCTTTAAAAAGTTGCccttggtcctggtcctggtcctggtcctggtcctggttctggtcattccctctgtctgtctggtgcCCTTTGGATAGTCCACATCCTGGACCTAAACCTGGACTCTGCATCAACCCAGCCCCTGTAAGACCCTCTGTGTGGACTCAGACCTCCAGGATGTGGATCAACCCTCTGGTTCTGCTGTTgactctttgttgtggtgtcggatcctcctggtcctgatcctggtcctgatcctggtcctgatcctggtcctgaaTGGTGGACGTCTCAGACCACAAACATCTAGAACTGTTTGAGGACCCAGATCCATCCATCTGTTTCATGACAATGAATGTTTTTCGGTCGATCCACCACacgtcctgatcctggtcctggtcctggtcctgatcctggtcctggtcctggtcctggtcctgatcctgatcctgatcctgatcctggtcctggtcctggtcctggtcctgatcctggtcctgatcctgatcctggtcctggtcctggtcctgatcctgatcctgatcctggtcctggtcctggtcctgatcctgatcctggtcctggtcctggtcctggtcctgatcctgatcctggtcctggtcctggttcttaCCACaagtctcctcctcttctcttctctgtcaaTCAGCTGATCAATGATGTCACagatcaattaattaattaaatgttggaaataaaaatctgaaacaaaaaaatgactccAATGTAGTACTGTAGTAATAGTACTGTAGTAATACTGTAGTAATAGTACTGTAGTAatactgtagtagtagtagtactgtaATAATATGTATATCTGTTAGTAGTAATATCTGTAGTTAGTACGATATAGTACTGTAGTAATAGTACTGTAGTAAtactgtagtagtagtactgtagtagtacTGTAATAATAGTACTGTAGTAATAGTACTGTAGCAATACTGTAGTATGTAGTACTGTAATAATAGTACTGTAGTAATACTGTAGTAATAGTACTGTAGTAATACTGTAGTAATAGTACTGTAGTAatactgtagtagtagtagtactgtaATAATAGTACTGTAGTAATACTGTAGTAATAGTACTGTAGTAAtactgtagtagtagtactgtAATAATAGTACTGTAGTAATACTGTAGTAATAGTACTGTAGTAATACTGTAGTAATAGTACTGTAGTAATAGTACTGTAGTAGTACTGTAATAATAGTACTGTAGTAGTACTGTAATAATAGTActgtaatagtagtagtagtagtgtagtagtagtatgtGTAGTACTGTAGTAGTTTGTGTAGTATTACTGTAGTTTGTGTAGTATTAGTATGTGTAGTACTGCAGTAGTTTGTGTAGTATTACTGTAGTTTGTGTAGTATTACTGTAGTTTGTGTAGTATTACTGTAGTGTAGGTTGTGTGTTTTACTTCCAGCTCAGATGGAGGATGCAGTTACCATGGatacgctgtgtgtgtgtgtgtgtgtgtgtgtgtgtgtgtgtgtgtgtgtgtgtcctggcctgtgattggctgacagAGGAGTGGGCGTGCGAGGCGAGCCTCAgaacgtctctctctctctgagacATAgaccaggacagagagacggagacactCGTCCTCACCgctctctccatcctcctcttcctcctcttctatttcctcctcttcctcctcttcctctgctcctcctcttcctcctcttcctctgctcctcctcttcctcctcttctatttcctcctcttctcctcctcctcttcttctcctcctcctcctctgaccagCTGCAgccttcatcctcatcctcctcatcctcggAGGAACAACACAAGGAgacctctgacctttaaccccgcccccgcccccgggtcaccatggcaacggtcATCTGCACTCGCTTCACCGAAGAGTATCAGCTGTACGAGGAGCTGGGCAAGTGAGTGgcaccttcatcttcatcttcatcatcatcttcatcatcatcttcatcatcttcatcatcatcttcatcatcatcatcatcatcttcatcatcttcatcatcatcatcatcatcttcatcttcatcatcttcatcatcatcttcatcatcttcgtcatcttcatcatcttcatcatcttcatcatcttcatcatcttcatcaccatcttcatcttcatcttcatcatcatcttcatcagtcTGTGTTAAACAGCACATTGAtcattgatttattattattgatgatgAAGATCTTGGTCCCTGTTTATTGGTCAGTGATGAagatgacagaggaggaggaggaggaggaggaggaggaggagcaggagcaggaggtcTCCTTCCTGACCCCGTcctacacacactaacacacactcagcaacacacactaacacacacactaatatgaGTTTAGaagtattagtgtgtgtgtgttagtgtgtgttagtgtgtgtgtattagtgtgtattagtgtgtgtgtgttagtgtgtgttagtgtgtgtgtattagtgtgtgttagtgtgtgtgttagtgtgtgtcagtgtgtgtgtgttagtgtgtgtcagtgtgtgtgttagtgtgtattagtgtgtgtgttagtgtgtgtcagtgtgtgtgtgtcagtgtgtgtgttagtgtgtgtgttagtgtgtgtcagtgtgtgtgtgtcagtgtgtgtgttagtgtgtgtcagtgtgtgtcttagtgtgtgtgtcagtgtgtgtgttagtgttagtgtgtattagtgagtgtgtgtcagtgtgtgtgtgtcagtgtgtgtcagtgtgtgtgtgctgctgccaGGTCTCTTACATAATGTGAGGTGGGTGGTAGAATGCAGCTTTCATAAGAAGCTCCTCTACAAACTTTCACCTCCAGCCATGGAAACCAGCAACGCAACCAGCAACGCAACCAGCAACACAACTATTCAGCAACGCAACCAGCAACGCAACCAGCAACACAACTATTCAGCAACGCAACCAGCAACGCAACCAGCAACACAACTATTCAGCAACGCAACCAACAACGCAACCAGCAACACAACTATTCAGCAACACAACTATTCAGCAACACATTGATCAACTcataatcattcattcattcattctgtccTCGGTACTTCAAGCAAGTGCAGTAttatattagtattagtattagcaGCAGTACTGGTCTGACTGGTTCCTGATGTGACTGGTTCCTAATGTGACTGGTGCTGATGTGACTGGTGCTGATGTGACTGGTTCCTGGTCTGACTGGTTCCTGATGTGACTGGTTCCTAATGTGACTGGTTCCTGGTCTGACTGGTGCTGATGTGACTGGTTCCTGGTCTGACTGGTGCTGATGTGACTGGTGCTGATGTGACTGGTTCCTGGTCTgactggttcctggtctcactgGTTCCTGATGTgactggttcctggtctcactgGTTCCTGATGTGACTGGTTCCTGGTCTGACTGGTTCCTGGTCAGACTGGTTCCTGATGTGACTGGTTCCTGATCTGACTGGTTCCTGGTCtgactggttcctggttcctggttccagGGGCGCGTTCTCTGTGGTGCGTCGCTGTGTGAAGGTTCTGTCTGGTCAGGAATACGCCGCCAAGATCATCAACACCAAGAAACTCTCAGCCAGAGGTGAGAACACCAGGAGACACACATCaactcctgctcctcctcctcctcctcctctcctctcctctcctctcctctcctcctcctcctctcctctcctcctcttcctctcctctcctctcctcctcttcctctcctgctcctcctcctcctctcctctcctctcctcctcctcctcctcctccccctcctctcctcctcctcctcctcctcctcctctcctctcctcctcttcctctcctctcctctcctcctcctcctcctcccacacatTGCTCCATGGTGATGAACTGAGTCtttctcttgattttttttgtcagcatcACTATTCTGGTTTTGAGATTTCCTTTGGTTGCTTAGCAACAGCCTCCAAAGTAGAcaatgaagtgtgtgtgtgtgtgtgtgtgtgtgtgtgtgtgtgtgtgtgtgtgttacataacACACAGATGAAACCTGAACTTGTTTGTCTAGAACCAGTCCGGTCTGTAGATGGTCTGGATCACAGGGGTCAAACATTCGGCCCGCGGGCCAGAGCTGGTCCAGCATGAACCTCGGTTACACGTCAACAAAATAACTGTCCCCTAATGTCCTCTAATGTCCTCTAATGTCCTCTAATGTCCCCTAATGTCCACTAATGTCCCCTAATGTCCCCTAATGTAGaccatatataaatatggacgccacgtctcAGTAATTCTTATTAACTGTCGTTAACCGTCATAAAGTGTTATTGATTGTTGTAAACTGTCTGAAACGCTTCGTAAACGATTGACACAAACTGTTGTAAGAGGCCATAAACTGCCGTAAACTGCCGTAAACTGTTGTAAACTGTTGTAAACTGCCCCGGAGCTTCTAGCGTCTCTGTCTGCGTGAGTCTGATCGATGCGTTGGTGTTTTTAGATCATCAGAAGTTGGACCGTGAAGCTCGAATCTGTCGATTACTGAAACACCCCAACATTGGTGAGTAAatctacatgctacatgctacatgctacatgctatatGCTACACGCTACATGCTACACGCTACATACTACATACTACATGCTACATACTACATGCTATATACTACATACTACATGCTATATACTACatactacatgctacatgctatatACTACATGCTACACACTACATGCTAAATGCTacatattatatactatatactacaTGCTACCCACTACATGCTAAATATTACATGCTAAATGCTACATATTatatgctacatgctacatgctatatactacatgctacatattaTATACTACATGCTACATACTACATGCTATatactacatgctacatgccACATATTATATACTACAcactacatgctacatgctaaatGCTACATATTatatgctacatgctacatgctgtGTGGGCAGCTGATGCtctgcagacacagagaagTGTTGCGTAACTGTGTGcgtgttgctaggcaacagtgTCCATAGGTGCAGGCATCCAACCCATCgtcctcctacacacacacacacacacacacacacacacacacacacacacagcgttaCTGAGACTCACTGTCCTCACAGAACCACTGGACACAGACCAGCATGATGTTCTCACCTAGCCACTCCAGTCCTTCTCTCACTACTCCCCGTCAGCACGCTCTCACTGCGACACAAGGACCAGCTCCTATAacccctttcctccctccctcctcccctcctcccctcctctcctcctctccccctcctctcctctctcttctcctctccttctacctccctctcctcctctcctccctcccccctcctcctcccctctcccctccctcccctcctcctccctccccctcctccctcctctctcctcctctctcctcctccctcctcctcccctctacctccctcctctcctctctctacctcctctcctcctccctactcctctctcctctctcctcctctctacctcccctctcctcctccctactcctctctcctctctcctcctctctacctcccctctcctcctccctactcctctctcctctctcctcctcctctctacctccctcctctctcctcctctctcctcctccctcctcctcctccagtgagGCTACATGACAGTATTTCAGAGGAGGCTCATCATTACCTCATCTTTGACCTgtgagttcttcttcttcttcttcttcttcttcttcttcttcttcttgttcttgttctttgtgTCTCGTTGAGCCTCTGGCTCATGTTGATGCTCCGGTGTCTCTCAGAGTAACGGGTGGAGAGTTGTTTGAAGACATCGTTGCCAGAGAATATTACAGTGAAGCTGACGCCAGgtaccacaacacaacaacacaacaacacatttaacattCACCTCCATGAAAcccactgacctctgacctcttgtGTCGCAGTCACTGTATTCAGCAGATTTTGGAGGCGGTGCTTCACTGCCATCAGATGGGCGTGGTCCACAGAGATCTGAAGGTAGGGATGTCTCACTCTGATGGGTTTTTACCAGCACTGCCCATCACgttaaatctccttcatgtttaatctctattgatGTGTTTCATGGTTGATGTtcaaacagactccaggaacAAGAGTCTGTTAGCATAGCTAGAGTTAGGAGTTAGCATCTTAGCATGTGTTAGCATGTGTCCTGTGTCTGCAGCCAGAGAACCTGCTGCTAGCTTCCAAGTCTAAAGGGGCGGCGGTGAAACTGGCCGACTTCGGTCTGGCCATCGAGGTGGAGGGAGACCAGCAGGCCTGGTTCGGTAAGAGAAcacctcctcctttcattcatctttaAATATCAGGCAAAgtaatgctaacaggctaggTAGCCTTAGCTGTGTGCATagttttaaaggggaaatgatgCTCTCAGACCAGTGTGACGTTCTGTGGTTGGTCAGTGAAtctcagaggacagagacagaaagaagagagagagatatcACACGTTTCAGTTCCCCTTTAACTGTCCACACGCTGTGTAGCTAGCCTTAGCTGTgtggttagcctagccttagCTGTgtggttagcctagccttagGTGTGTGGTTAGCCTTAGCTGTgtggttagcctagccttagCTGTGTGGTTAGCCTTAGCTGTGTATCTAGCCTTAGCTGTGTGGTTAGTCTTAGCTGTGTGGTTAGCCTAAGCTGTGTGGTTAGCCGTAGCTGTGTGGTTAGCCTTAGCTGTGTGGTTAGCCTTAGCTGTGTGGTTAGCCGTAGCTGTGTGGTTAACCTAGCCTTAGCTGTGTGGTTAGCCTTAGCTGTGTGGTTAGTCGTAGCTGTgtggttagcctagccttagGTGTGTGGTTAGCCTTAGCTGTGTGGTTAGCCTTAGCTGTGTATCTAGCCTTAGCTGTGTATCTAGCCTTAGCTGTGTGGTTAGTCTTAGCTGTGTGGTTAGCCTTAGCTGTGTATCTAGCCTTAGCTGTGTGGTTAGTCTTAGCTGTGTGGTTAGCCTTAGCTGTGTGGTTAGCCGTAGCTGTgtggttagcctagccttagCTGTGTGGTTAGCCTTAGCTGTGGGGTTAGCCGTAGCTGTgtggttagcctagccttagCTGTGTGGTTAGCCGTAGCTGTTAGCCTcagctgtgtgaatgtgtgtgttccagGCTTTGCGGGGACTCCTGGTTACCTGTCTCCAGAGGTCCTGAGGAAGGATCCTTACGGGAAGGCTGTGGACCTCTGGGCCTGTGGTCAGACTCTGTCTCATGTGTCTTGTGTGTCCTCAGGTGTCTCATGTGTCTCATGTAGGTGTCCCATGTAGGTGTCTCAGATGTCCCTCAGGTGTCCCAGATGTCTCAGGTGTCTCATGTGTCTCATGTAGGTGTCTCAGATGTCCCTCAGATGTCCCTCAGGGGTCTGaggtgtctctgtgtcctcaggtGTGATTCTGTACATCTTATTGGTGGGCTACCCTCCGTTCTGGGACGAGGACCAACATCGTCTCTACCAGCAGATCAAAGCTGGAGCCTATGACGTAGGTCACATGACATCTAATGATTCAACAGACGTGTCCTCAGAGTGTCCTCAGAGTGTCCTCTGGTTATGTCCTGTCTTCTAGTTTCCGTCTCCAGAGTGGGACACAGTGACTCCTGAAGCCAAAGACCTGATCAACAAGATGTTAACGATTAATCCATCGAAGAGAATTAATGCAGCTGAAGCTCTGAAGCATCCATGGATCTCtgtaagggggggggggggggtgatgatgatgatggtgatgaaggtgatgatgatgatgatgatgatgatgaaggtgatgatgatgatgatgatgatgaaggtgatggtgatgatgatgatgatgatgatgatgatgatgatggtgatgaaggtgatggtgatgatgatgatgatgatgatgatgatgatgatggtgatgatgatgatgatgaaggtgatgatggtgatgatgctcctcctcctcctcctcctcctgctcctcctcctcagcatcGTTCCACTGTGGCCTCCTGTATGCATCGCCAGGAAACCGTCGAGTGTCTGAAGAAGTTCAACGCCAGGAGGAAACTAAAGGTCAGACTGATTAATAGATCATAGATAACACCGATCAACATTCAGGCTGATTAGTGGATCTGATGAATAACTGatcagtttctcctcctcctcctcctcctcctcctcctcccagggaGCCATCCTCACCACCATGTTGGCCACCAGGAACTTCTCCGGTAAGATCAGTagtttgacctttgaccctcgTGTTAGTGTTTCAGaatcaaccaatcagctgcCAGCTAGCACaccattagcatgttagcactgaGCGTGTTACCTAGGTTTTAGTAGGTTGTGGGGACATGTTGTCTTCAGTTGTCTGTTCCAGGTGCAGGTCCGAAGCCAGGTTTAGAGTTACAGTCTCAGGTTCAGGCTCTAGGTCCAGGTCCAAGGTTAGGTTGAGTCAGTGTCAGGTTCAGGTTGATGATTCAGGATTGAGTGTGGTGAGGTTGATGTCAGGTTGAGGTGATGGTTCAGTGTAGTGAGTGTCCATGTTCGGTGCAGGTTGAGTTAGGTTGAGGTTGAGGTTCATCCTAGGTCCCTGCTCCTGCTCCGTTCAGGCCATGTTCCATGTTCCCGGTTCAGGCTAGGTTCAGTGTCTGAAGGTTCTAGCCAGGTAAGGTCTAGTGTTATAGATCTAgatcaggtccaggttcaggttaTGGTCTATGATCTGATCAGTTCCCAGTCCGTTCAGTTCCTTCACTTCAGGAGCCATTCACCCATGTTCAGGTTCTAGGTTCAGTCGTAGTTTGAGTTCAGTCCCTGGTCCAGGTTTCAGATTCACCATTCAGCTCCAGGTTCCATCCAAGGTTCAGTCAGCGTGTTACTAGGTTCTAGGTAGGGTGGGCCATGTTTCAGGTGGCTtagttcaggttcaggtccaggttcaggttctaggttcaggtccaggttcaggttcaggttcaggttcaggtccaggttcaggtccaggttcaggtccaggttcaggttcaggttcaggtccaggttcaggtccaggttcaggttctaggttcaggtctaggttcaggtctaggttcaggtccaggtccaggttcaggtccaggttcaggttctaggtccaggttcaggtccaggttcaggtccaggttcaggttctAAGGTGACATGGTTCCATTTATGTATCAACGTT from Mugil cephalus isolate CIBA_MC_2020 chromosome 15, CIBA_Mcephalus_1.1, whole genome shotgun sequence encodes:
- the camk2a gene encoding calcium/calmodulin-dependent protein kinase type II subunit alpha, producing the protein MATVICTRFTEEYQLYEELGKGAFSVVRRCVKVLSGQEYAAKIINTKKLSARDHQKLDREARICRLLKHPNIVRLHDSISEEAHHYLIFDLVTGGELFEDIVAREYYSEADASHCIQQILEAVLHCHQMGVVHRDLKPENLLLASKSKGAAVKLADFGLAIEVEGDQQAWFGFAGTPGYLSPEVLRKDPYGKAVDLWACGVILYILLVGYPPFWDEDQHRLYQQIKAGAYDFPSPEWDTVTPEAKDLINKMLTINPSKRINAAEALKHPWISHRSTVASCMHRQETVECLKKFNARRKLKGAILTTMLATRNFSGGKSGSNKKADGVKESSESTNTTIEDEDTRVRKQDIIKVTEQLIEAISNGDFESYTKMCDPAVTAFEPEALGNLVEGLDFHRFYFENLWSKNSKPVHTTILNPHIHLVGDEAACIAYIRVTQYIDANGAPRTAQSEETRVWHRRDGKWQIVHFHRSGSASTLTKRRRHVTLEPESANSQSGRVFNGAAVTLATD